The Osmerus eperlanus chromosome 7, fOsmEpe2.1, whole genome shotgun sequence genome includes a region encoding these proteins:
- the LOC134023896 gene encoding hyaluronan synthase 1-like produces MELKPLLRRGGLIVRAFFTFLFALCVLGVMVWAYVQGFQLVSSQYGIISFGFYGLLLGLHVLLQSLFAYMEHRRMRARKAACTFTKTVGLTISAYQEDPAYLRECLHSIRGLNYPPELLRVIMVVDGNSEDDLYMLEMFREVFAEQDPGCYVWKNNYHTWDPTREGDVAGANGPGGDAGYGMGEDPQRREVEDLINSRRCVCIMQKWGGKREVMYTAFKALGSSVDYIQVCDSDTKLDTLATLELCKVLESDPSYGAVGGDVMILNLKESYISFMSSLRYWMAFNIERSCQSFFNCVSCISGPLGLYRNDILQQFLESWYNQMFLGTHCTFGDDRHLTNRMLSMGYATEYTARSKCYTETPAQFLRWLSQQTRWTKSYFREWLYNAMWWHKHHLWMTYESIVSGVFPFFVTATIIQLFWTGTLWDILWVLCCIQLIGLVKAAYACLLRQDLVMVFMSLYSALYMSSLLPAKYFAILTMNKSSWGTSGRLKMVGNYVPLLPLSVWAAILLSGLSFIIYKETQKDWDSAAKIEETKFLIFGCAAYVCYWLFMVILYWVWFRKACRKRSQSYNVSV; encoded by the exons ATGGAACTGAAACCACtgctgaggagagggggctTGATTGTCCGTGCCTTCTTCACTTTCCTCTTCGCCCTCTGTGTCCTTGGGGTGATGGTGTGGGCTTACGTACAGGGTTTCCAGCTGGTGTCGTCCCAGTACGGCATCATCTCCTTCGGCTTCTACGGCCTCCTGCTGGGGCTCCATGTGCTGCTCCAGAGCCTGTTTGCCTACATGGAGCACCGGCGCATGAGAGCCCGAAAGGCCGCCTGCACCTTCACCAAGACCGTCGGCCTCACCATCTCCGCCTACCAGGAGGACCCGGCCTACCTCCGCGAGTGCCTCCACTCCATCCGGGGTCTCAATTACCCCCCGGAGCTGCTACGGGTCATCATGGTGGTGGACGGAAACTCAGAGGACGACCTGTACATGCTGGAGATGTTCCGGGAGGTGTTTGCCGAACAGGACCCTGGCTGCTATGTGTGGAAGAACAACTACCATACTTGGGACCCCACCAGAGAAGGGGATGTGGCCGGAGCGAACGGCCCAGGGGGAGATGCTGGTTATGGGATGGGAGAGGACCCTcaaaggagggaggtggaggacctGATCAACAGCAGGAGATGTGTGTGCATCATGCAGAAGTGGGGCGGGAAGAGGGAGGTCATGTACACAGCATTCAAGGCCCTGGGATCCTCGGTAGACTACATACAG GTGTGTGATTCCGACACCAAGCTGGATACTCTGGCCACGCTGGAGCTGTGCAAGGTGCTGGAGAGCGACCCCAGCTACGGTGCGGTGGGAGGAGACGTGATGATCCTGAACCTGAAGGAGTCCTACATCAGCTTCATGAGCAGCCTCAGGTACTGGATGGCCTTCAACATCGAGAGGTCCTGCCAATCCTTCTTCAACTGCGTCTCCTGCATCAGCGGGCCCCTGG GACTGTACAGGAATGACATTCTCCAGCAGTTTCTAGAGTCCTGGTACAATCAAATGTTCCTGGGAACTCACTGCACATTCGGGGATGACAGGCACCTCACCAACCGAATGCTCAGTATGGGCTACGCCACTGA GTACACTGCACGCTCCAAGTGCTACACGGAGACTCCTGCTCAGTTCTTACGCTGGCTCAGCCAGCAGACGCGCTGGACCAAGTCCTACTTTCGGGAATGGCTCTACAATGCCATGTGGTGGCACAAGCACCACCTCTGGATGACCTACGAGTCCATCGTCTCCGGCGTCTTCCCCTTCTTCGTCACGGCGACCATCATCCAGTTATTCTGGACAGGCACCTTGTGGGACATCCTCTGGGTCCTGTGCTGCATCCAGCTGATTGGCCTGGTGAAGGCAGCGTACGCCTGCCTGCTGCGACAAGACCTGGTGATGGTGTTCATGTCCCTCTACTCCGCCCTCTACATGAGCAGCCTGCTGCCTGCCAAGTACTTTGCCATCCTCACTATGAACAAGAGCAGCTGGGGGACCTCCGGCAGACTCAAGATGGTGGGGAACTacgtccccctgctccccctgtcgGTGTGGGCGGCCATCTTGTTGAGTGGGCTGTCCTTCATCATCTACAAGGAGACCCAGAAGGACTGGGACAGTGCAGCAAAGATCGAGGAAACCAAGTTTCTGATATTTGGTTGCGCGGCCTATGTGTGTTACTGGCTCTTCATGGTCATCCTCTACTGGGTGTGGTTCCGCAAGGCCTGCCGGAAACGCTCCCAGAGTTACAATGTCAGTGTGTAG